In Palaemon carinicauda isolate YSFRI2023 chromosome 14, ASM3689809v2, whole genome shotgun sequence, the following proteins share a genomic window:
- the LOC137653848 gene encoding uncharacterized protein, whose amino-acid sequence MDKFLRPSPIDVDPESADAEDKWIMWHDNFEAFCAGINPDLNPDKLALLRAHVSCKLFKIIKSTTTYATAISLLKARFVKQKSEVFARYKLATCKQQSDETLDTFFMDNLKGLASEYSFTDYTASKAEELAIKDSYIMGMASNAIRQRLLENFHSCETGLCTRNGSTALSILCK is encoded by the coding sequence ATGGACAAGTTTCTGAGGCCCAGCCCGATTGAcgtggacccagaatcagccgatgcagaggacaaatggattatgtggcatgataactttgaggcgttctgtgcgggcatcaacccggacttaaatccagataaaTTGGCCCTGCTTCGTGCTCATGTGTCTTGTAAACTATTTAAGATCATCAAAAGTACCACCACATATGCCACTGCCATAAGCCTGTTaaaggctagatttgtgaaacagaaaagtgaggtgttcgccagatacaaattagccacctgcaagcaacagagtgACGAGACTCTAGACACTTTTTTTATGGataacctcaaaggtctggcctcggaatATAGCTTCACTGATTATACAGCCTCTAAGGCTGAAGAACTGGCTATCAAAGATTCATACATCAtgggtatggcatctaatgcaatccgacagagactgttagagaactttCACAGTTGTGAAACAGGCCTGTGCACTAgaaatggctcaactgcactcaGCATCTTatgcaaatga